One window of Pectobacterium carotovorum genomic DNA carries:
- the zapD gene encoding cell division protein ZapD: protein MSDAPSTILFEYPLNEKTRTWLRIESLLQQLHQNHSLTDMGGALTFFRAIAELLDVLERGDVRTELLKDLERQQQKLLQWSDVPGVDMERIHTLRRQLKDLASTLMAAPRMGQFLREDRLIGMVRQRLGIPGGCCSFDLPTLHSWLHQPQELREKLVSGWLNSLSPLKQALDMILELIRHSGTFRPQTSLNGFFQDNASDADLLRLRLEQVHQLYPQISGHKTRYAIRFLPLDSENGHIPPRLTFELACC from the coding sequence ATGAGTGACGCTCCCTCAACGATTTTATTCGAATACCCGCTGAACGAAAAAACACGTACCTGGTTGCGTATCGAGTCATTATTGCAGCAGTTGCATCAAAACCACTCCCTGACCGATATGGGAGGCGCTCTGACATTTTTTCGTGCTATCGCCGAACTGCTAGATGTGCTGGAACGTGGAGATGTCCGTACCGAGCTGCTGAAAGATCTGGAGCGGCAACAGCAAAAACTGCTGCAATGGAGTGATGTACCGGGCGTTGACATGGAGCGCATCCATACGCTGAGACGCCAGTTGAAAGATCTGGCTAGTACGTTGATGGCCGCGCCACGAATGGGGCAGTTCTTACGGGAAGATCGCCTGATTGGCATGGTACGCCAGCGCCTTGGTATTCCCGGCGGATGCTGTAGTTTCGATCTACCCACTCTGCATAGCTGGCTGCACCAACCTCAGGAACTGCGTGAGAAATTGGTTTCCGGCTGGCTTAACTCCTTGTCGCCGCTCAAACAAGCGCTGGATATGATCCTGGAACTGATCCGCCACTCCGGCACGTTCCGCCCGCAGACCAGCCTGAACGGTTTCTTTCAGGACAATGCCTCCGATGCTGACCTGCTACGTTTGCGCCTTGAACAGGTACATCAGCTCTATCCGCAGATCTCCGGCCATAAGACACGCTATGCCATCCGTTTTCTGCCATTAGATAGCGAAAACGGCCACATTCCTCCGCGTTTAACATTTGAACTGGCCTGCTGCTAG
- the mutT gene encoding 8-oxo-dGTP diphosphatase MutT — translation MTQKQLSVAVGIIRNAEQQYFIARRPDGVHMAGMWEFPGGKVEEGETPEQALIRELHEETGIEASAPQALNDKTFSTPERIITLHFFLVETWQGEPYGREGQESRWVNVDELREEEFPPANAEMIRWLKSL, via the coding sequence ATGACGCAAAAACAGTTATCCGTCGCGGTAGGCATCATCCGCAATGCGGAGCAGCAATATTTCATTGCTCGCCGCCCTGATGGCGTGCATATGGCAGGGATGTGGGAATTTCCCGGCGGTAAAGTTGAAGAGGGCGAAACGCCAGAGCAGGCGCTGATTCGTGAACTGCATGAAGAAACGGGCATCGAGGCTAGCGCACCACAGGCGCTAAACGATAAAACGTTTTCTACGCCGGAGAGAATCATCACGCTTCATTTCTTTCTGGTTGAAACGTGGCAGGGGGAACCCTATGGCCGGGAAGGTCAGGAATCTCGCTGGGTTAACGTAGACGAATTACGTGAGGAAGAATTTCCGCCAGCGAATGCGGAGATGATCCGCTGGCTGAAATCGCTTTAA
- the coaE gene encoding dephospho-CoA kinase: protein MTYIVALTGGIGSGKSTVADEFAKLGATIVDADIIARQVVEPGKPALDAIRLRFGDAMLNTDGSLDRAALRQRIFSSPEEKQWLNNLLHPLIHQETQAQFQAASAPYILWVVPLLVENGLQRRAQRILVVDVDKETQLARTLARDGISRQQAENILAAQATREQRLAYADDIIDNSRCPNELAPQVAELHRQYLELAASAADRMTKNE from the coding sequence ATGACATACATCGTAGCCTTAACGGGCGGTATCGGCAGCGGAAAAAGCACCGTTGCTGATGAATTTGCCAAATTAGGGGCCACTATCGTTGATGCGGATATCATCGCGCGTCAGGTAGTCGAGCCTGGGAAACCCGCACTGGATGCCATCAGGCTCCGGTTTGGCGACGCTATGCTCAATACCGATGGTTCATTGGATCGTGCCGCACTACGCCAACGGATTTTTTCCTCACCGGAGGAGAAACAGTGGCTGAATAATTTACTCCACCCGTTGATCCATCAGGAAACACAGGCCCAGTTTCAGGCTGCATCCGCACCGTACATTCTGTGGGTCGTCCCTTTACTGGTGGAGAACGGTTTACAACGGCGGGCACAGCGCATTCTGGTCGTTGATGTAGACAAAGAAACACAGCTTGCACGCACGCTAGCTCGCGATGGCATCAGTCGGCAGCAAGCAGAAAACATACTGGCAGCACAGGCTACCCGAGAACAGCGCCTGGCTTATGCCGATGATATTATTGATAACAGTCGCTGCCCGAACGAGCTGGCTCCACAGGTTGCGGAATTACACCGCCAGTACCTGGAGCTCGCCGCCTCCGCAGCCGACAGGATGACTAAGAATGAGTGA
- the gspE gene encoding type II secretion system protein GspE, protein MTDSSFSSEHTLSELQTLCRRYQALLLSLDEQTLSVAVTASPSAEMISALRFASNRRIMVEQWPQARMEQQLNPVNAVAEPTETYHAGTYNSSYHNSAGQQDHDDDSPVAQFIHQTLRLAVQRRASDIHFEPLLDSYRVRLRIDGVLQAISAPPPELTNRITARLKIMGKLNIAERRLPQDGQFSLTLDQQAYSLRIATLPVQQGEKVVLRILQTHQQELALDKLGLTAKALQQVISVLSASQGMLLVTGPTGSGKTVTLYSAIRWLNECSRNICSVEDPVEIPLEGINQTAINPKAELGFGRILRALLRQDPDVIMIGEIRDAETAEIAVKAAQTGHLVMSTLHTNSAVDTLTRLSHLGIPGYLLAAALKLIIAQRLVRRLCPHCKTPGEPLLSLPHDVWQGPLRHWQARGCSHCFSGYYGRVALYELLPITPDFQAALAGNASTGKLSSLSHNSGFPTLLTAGLELVNDGLTSLAEVYRVVGDERPMNQEEK, encoded by the coding sequence ATGACAGATTCTTCCTTCTCCTCCGAGCATACGCTCAGCGAATTACAGACGCTGTGCCGACGTTATCAGGCCCTGTTGCTCAGCCTCGATGAACAAACGCTATCGGTCGCCGTCACGGCGTCCCCTTCTGCGGAAATGATTTCCGCGCTGCGTTTCGCCAGCAATCGCCGCATTATGGTGGAGCAATGGCCACAGGCCAGAATGGAACAGCAGCTTAACCCGGTGAACGCCGTTGCTGAGCCCACAGAAACCTACCATGCCGGCACTTATAACAGCAGTTATCACAACAGCGCCGGGCAACAGGATCATGACGACGATTCCCCCGTGGCACAGTTTATCCATCAAACGCTGCGTCTCGCCGTTCAGCGGCGTGCCTCTGATATCCACTTTGAGCCGTTACTCGACAGCTATCGCGTACGTCTACGCATCGACGGCGTGCTACAGGCCATATCCGCACCGCCTCCCGAACTGACGAACCGAATTACCGCGCGGCTGAAAATCATGGGTAAGCTGAACATCGCCGAACGGCGATTGCCGCAGGACGGTCAATTCAGCCTGACGCTGGATCAACAAGCCTATTCGTTGCGCATCGCTACGCTGCCCGTGCAACAGGGAGAAAAAGTCGTACTGCGTATCTTGCAAACGCATCAGCAGGAGCTGGCGCTGGATAAACTCGGGCTCACTGCAAAGGCGTTACAGCAAGTGATTAGCGTGCTGAGCGCCTCACAGGGAATGCTGTTAGTCACGGGCCCAACGGGCAGTGGAAAAACCGTCACACTTTACAGCGCGATACGTTGGCTAAACGAGTGCAGCCGCAATATCTGTAGCGTAGAAGATCCGGTTGAAATTCCCCTGGAGGGAATCAACCAAACGGCAATCAATCCTAAAGCCGAACTGGGCTTTGGCCGCATTTTACGAGCGCTGCTGCGGCAGGATCCAGACGTCATTATGATCGGTGAAATACGCGATGCCGAAACCGCAGAAATTGCGGTAAAAGCCGCACAAACCGGCCACCTAGTCATGTCCACACTGCACACCAATTCTGCCGTAGACACGTTAACTCGACTCAGTCATCTCGGCATCCCCGGTTACCTGTTAGCTGCGGCGCTAAAACTCATCATTGCCCAACGCCTTGTACGTCGGCTATGCCCGCACTGTAAAACCCCAGGAGAACCGCTGCTTTCACTGCCACACGACGTATGGCAAGGGCCACTGCGCCATTGGCAAGCCCGCGGCTGTAGCCACTGTTTTTCTGGCTACTATGGCCGCGTCGCGCTCTATGAGTTATTGCCTATCACGCCAGATTTTCAGGCAGCGCTGGCGGGCAACGCCAGCACAGGGAAGTTATCCTCACTGTCTCACAACTCAGGTTTTCCAACGTTGCTGACCGCAGGGCTTGAGTTGGTCAACGATGGCCTGACCTCACTTGCTGAAGTCTACCGTGTGGTGGGCGATGAGCGGCCAATGAATCAGGAGGAGAAATGA
- the hofC gene encoding protein transport protein HofC gives MRLQRLYHWQAITSEGEFIDGELISTHRQHAYASLIAQGYQPLLVKAGHYLSLRDWKREQLGELIKQLAALLQAGLPLLEALKLVSEQHERPGWRCVLRDVRTHVAQGNSFSEALQEYPHIFPVLYRSLIAVGELTGKLDECCLQLAQQQEKQSRLQQKVIKALRYPCFVLAIAIVVSMMMLTLVLPEFAMLYSSFDTPLPWFTRQLLNLAGIITDYGFIGLLVLSGLIVGYARLRQKRPLWKTREQEWLLKLPIVSNLLRGKSLNQIFHILAMTQHAGLTLPEGLDAAATIRHPLYQTAIQQIQAQLHQGTSLYHATQHHASLFPAPCPQLIRVGEETGALDAIFTQLAEWHEGRVQQQADMLTQTLEPLLMMVVGGMVGALVIGMYLPIFQLGNVLAGA, from the coding sequence ATGAGGCTACAGCGCTTATATCACTGGCAGGCCATCACGTCCGAGGGCGAATTTATCGATGGAGAACTCATTAGCACACATCGCCAGCACGCCTATGCCAGTCTAATTGCACAGGGCTACCAGCCGCTTCTTGTAAAAGCTGGCCATTATCTGTCGCTACGCGACTGGAAACGTGAACAGCTAGGCGAGTTAATCAAACAGCTCGCTGCCCTGCTACAAGCCGGATTACCGCTGCTGGAAGCATTAAAACTGGTGTCGGAACAGCATGAACGCCCCGGCTGGCGTTGCGTATTACGGGATGTTCGTACCCATGTTGCTCAGGGAAATTCGTTCTCTGAGGCGTTACAGGAATACCCGCATATCTTTCCCGTTCTGTATCGTTCCCTCATTGCCGTCGGCGAATTGACCGGGAAGCTAGACGAATGCTGCCTACAGCTCGCTCAGCAGCAAGAAAAACAGTCCAGGCTGCAACAGAAAGTCATCAAAGCACTACGCTACCCCTGCTTTGTTTTGGCAATTGCCATAGTGGTCAGCATGATGATGCTGACGCTGGTTCTGCCCGAGTTTGCGATGCTTTATTCCTCGTTCGATACGCCGTTGCCGTGGTTTACCCGACAGTTGCTTAATCTGGCAGGGATAATCACTGACTACGGATTCATTGGGTTGCTGGTACTCAGTGGCCTGATAGTGGGGTATGCCCGCTTGAGACAGAAACGGCCATTATGGAAAACCCGAGAGCAAGAGTGGCTGCTGAAGCTTCCTATCGTATCCAACCTGCTACGCGGTAAATCGCTGAACCAGATATTCCATATTCTTGCCATGACGCAGCATGCCGGTTTGACGCTCCCGGAAGGGCTTGATGCCGCCGCGACAATCCGTCATCCGCTTTATCAGACCGCGATTCAACAAATACAAGCGCAACTGCATCAGGGCACGTCGCTATACCATGCCACACAGCATCATGCCTCTCTGTTCCCAGCGCCTTGCCCGCAGTTAATTCGCGTGGGAGAAGAAACGGGTGCGTTGGATGCGATCTTTACACAACTGGCAGAATGGCATGAGGGTCGGGTACAACAGCAGGCAGACATGCTGACACAAACGCTGGAACCGTTGCTGATGATGGTCGTCGGGGGGATGGTCGGGGCACTGGTGATTGGCATGTATTTGCCTATCTTCCAGTTGGGGAATGTATTGGCCGGTGCCTGA
- the yacG gene encoding DNA gyrase inhibitor YacG, which translates to MTTEVTTVKCPTCKQAVIWEAASIYRPFCSKRCQLIDLGEWADEEKRIPSDDMVSDSEEWSETR; encoded by the coding sequence ATGACAACAGAAGTTACGACAGTAAAATGCCCAACCTGCAAGCAGGCGGTCATCTGGGAAGCTGCCAGCATCTATCGCCCATTTTGCAGCAAACGCTGTCAGCTCATCGATTTGGGTGAATGGGCTGATGAAGAAAAGCGCATTCCAAGTGATGATATGGTTTCTGATAGTGAAGAATGGAGCGAAACGCGCTAA
- a CDS encoding GMP reductase translates to MRIEEDLKLGFKDVLIRPKRSTLKSRSDVELERQFTFLHAGGNWSGVPIIAANMDTVGTFSMAEVLASFDVLTAVHKHYSVEQWSQFVQRTPASVLRHVMVSTGTSEADFIKLKQILALSTELKFICIDVANGYSEHFVTFLQKAREACPDKVICAGNVVTGEMVEELILSGADIVKVGIGPGSVCTTRVKTGVGYPQLSAVIECADAAHGLGGQIVSDGGCAMPGDVAKAFGGGADFVMLGGMLAGHDECEGTIVEENGEKMMLFYGMSSASAMERHVGGVAEYRAAEGKTVKLPLRGPVDNTVRDILGGLRSACTYVGASRLKELTKRTTFIRVAE, encoded by the coding sequence ATGCGTATTGAAGAAGATTTAAAGTTAGGCTTTAAAGACGTTCTCATCCGGCCAAAGCGTTCGACGCTGAAAAGCCGCTCCGACGTTGAACTGGAACGTCAATTCACCTTCCTCCATGCTGGCGGCAACTGGTCCGGCGTACCGATTATCGCAGCCAATATGGATACTGTCGGTACGTTTAGTATGGCGGAGGTGCTGGCCTCTTTTGATGTTCTGACGGCTGTCCATAAACACTATTCTGTCGAGCAATGGTCTCAGTTTGTGCAACGCACACCGGCATCGGTATTGCGCCATGTGATGGTCTCGACCGGGACATCTGAGGCTGATTTCATCAAGTTAAAGCAAATCTTAGCGTTGTCGACTGAGCTGAAATTTATCTGTATTGATGTGGCCAATGGTTATTCCGAGCACTTTGTCACGTTCCTGCAAAAAGCACGCGAGGCTTGCCCAGACAAAGTTATCTGTGCTGGAAACGTCGTGACCGGTGAAATGGTGGAAGAGCTTATCCTCTCCGGCGCGGATATCGTGAAAGTTGGCATTGGCCCAGGTTCTGTCTGCACGACGCGCGTTAAAACGGGTGTCGGTTACCCTCAGCTTTCTGCCGTGATCGAATGCGCCGATGCAGCACATGGCCTCGGTGGACAAATCGTGAGCGACGGCGGATGCGCCATGCCGGGCGATGTCGCGAAAGCATTTGGCGGCGGAGCCGATTTCGTCATGCTGGGCGGTATGTTGGCAGGACATGATGAATGTGAAGGCACTATCGTTGAAGAAAACGGTGAGAAAATGATGCTGTTCTACGGCATGAGTTCTGCATCCGCGATGGAACGTCATGTTGGCGGCGTAGCGGAGTATCGTGCCGCAGAAGGAAAAACCGTGAAATTGCCTCTGCGTGGTCCGGTAGACAATACCGTACGCGATATTCTTGGCGGACTGCGATCGGCCTGTACCTATGTCGGAGCATCCCGTTTGAAAGAGCTGACGAAGCGTACAACGTTTATCCGCGTGGCCGAGTAG
- the ppdD gene encoding prepilin peptidase-dependent pilin, producing MIKQQGFTLIELMIVIAIVAILSAIGVPAYQSYLQKAALTDMLQTMVSYKTPVDLCGLENAAFTACNAGNQGIPGSKSSRYVSAVSVTQGVITLTGQSTLQGLRVILTPAWDTEIGASRWTKNCATDDNAESLQSACQDVFRFDNTAG from the coding sequence ATGATAAAACAACAAGGATTTACGCTGATTGAGCTGATGATCGTCATTGCGATCGTCGCCATCCTCAGCGCTATTGGCGTACCGGCTTATCAAAGCTATCTGCAAAAAGCAGCGCTGACTGACATGCTGCAGACCATGGTGTCTTATAAAACGCCAGTCGATCTCTGTGGTCTGGAAAATGCCGCTTTTACGGCCTGCAATGCAGGTAATCAGGGAATACCGGGCAGCAAATCTTCACGCTATGTCAGCGCCGTTAGCGTCACTCAAGGGGTGATTACGCTGACTGGACAATCCACTCTGCAAGGGCTGCGCGTTATTCTGACACCAGCGTGGGATACCGAAATCGGCGCTTCACGCTGGACGAAAAACTGTGCCACGGATGACAACGCAGAGAGCCTACAATCTGCCTGTCAGGACGTTTTCCGTTTTGATAATACGGCAGGCTAA
- the nadC gene encoding carboxylating nicotinate-nucleotide diphosphorylase: MSTRRYSQEQRQKALLARIAQDIPASVQLALREDLGGIVDANQDITALLLPDNETVSARIITREAGIFCGTRWLEEVFSQLGNTTTIVWHVADGNAITPNQTLCDITGPAKQLLTGERTALNFLQTLSGVATEVSRYVTVLQGTRTRLLDTRKTLPGLRTALKYAVSCGGGDNHRLGLSDAFLIKENHIIAAGSIKNAVEKAQSLRSDVPVEVEVESLDELQQALEAGADIIMLDNFSLDNIREAVAIAQGHALLEISGNVTLDTLRGYAETGVDYISVGALTKHVQALDLSMRFI, from the coding sequence ATGTCAACGCGTCGCTACAGTCAGGAACAACGCCAAAAAGCCTTGCTCGCTCGTATTGCACAAGATATCCCCGCCAGCGTGCAACTGGCCTTGCGTGAAGATTTAGGTGGCATCGTCGATGCTAATCAAGATATTACCGCCCTTCTGTTACCCGACAATGAGACCGTCAGCGCACGCATCATCACGCGTGAAGCGGGTATATTCTGCGGCACGCGCTGGCTTGAGGAAGTCTTTTCTCAATTAGGCAACACGACAACGATCGTCTGGCACGTTGCCGATGGCAACGCTATCACTCCCAACCAAACGCTATGTGACATCACAGGGCCAGCCAAACAGCTTCTTACGGGTGAACGCACGGCGCTGAATTTTCTGCAAACGCTGTCCGGCGTCGCAACCGAAGTCAGCCGCTATGTTACCGTATTGCAGGGAACGCGCACTCGACTGCTGGATACGCGCAAGACGCTGCCGGGGCTGAGAACCGCGCTGAAATACGCCGTATCATGCGGTGGCGGAGACAACCATCGACTCGGTTTATCCGACGCCTTCCTGATTAAGGAAAACCACATCATCGCCGCAGGCTCAATCAAAAATGCGGTAGAAAAAGCGCAGTCTTTACGCAGCGATGTTCCGGTAGAAGTGGAAGTCGAATCGTTGGATGAGTTACAGCAGGCGCTGGAAGCAGGCGCAGATATCATCATGCTGGATAATTTCAGTCTGGATAACATCCGAGAAGCCGTTGCTATAGCACAAGGCCATGCGCTGCTGGAAATATCCGGCAATGTCACCCTCGACACGCTGCGTGGCTATGCGGAAACTGGCGTGGACTATATCTCAGTAGGGGCGTTAACCAAGCATGTGCAGGCGCTGGACTTATCCATGCGCTTTATCTAA
- the secA gene encoding preprotein translocase subunit SecA, with amino-acid sequence MVMNILTKIFGSRNDRTLRRMRKNVDVISRLEPEMEKLSDEELQAKTLEFRVRLEKGATLESLLPEAFAVVRESSKRVFGMRHFDVQLLGGMVLNERCIAEMRTGEGKTLTATLPAYLNALTGRGVHVVTVNDYLAQRDAENNRPLFEFLGLSVGINLPGMPAPAKREAYAADITYGTNNEYGFDYLRDNMAFSPEERVQRKLYYALVDEVDSILIDEARTPLIISGPAEDSSELYISVNKIIPHLIRQEKEDSDTFHGEGHFSVDEKARQVNLTERGLVLVEELLVKEGIMEEGESLYSPTNIMLMHHVTAALRAHVLFTRDVDYIVKDGEVIIVDEHTGRTMQGRRWSDGLHQAVEAKEKVTIQNENQTLASITFQNYFRLYEKLAGMTGTADTEAFEFSSIYKLDTIVVPTNRPMIRKDLPDLVYMTEQEKIDAIIEDIKDRSVKGQPILVGTISIEKSEVVSQALEKAGIKHNVLNAKFHAMEADIVAQAGQSGAVTIATNMAGRGTDIVLGGSWQAEVAHLENPDDAQIAEIKAAWKVRHDAVLAAGGLHIIGTERHESRRIDNQLRGRSGRQGDAGSSRFYLSMEDALMRIFASDRVSNMMRKLGMKPGEAIEHPWVTKAIANAQRKVESRNFDIRKQLLEYDDVANDQRRAIYTQRNELLDVSDISETITSIREDVFKATIDSYIPPESLEEMWDTEGLEQRLKNDFDLDMPIKAWLDKEPELHEETLRERIFQHALEVYHRKEEVVGTEVMRNFEKGVMLQTLDSLWKEHLAAMDYLRQGIHLRGYAQKDPKQEYKRESFSMFAAMLESLKYEVISTLSKVQVRMPEEIEALEQQRREEAERLAQQQQFSHQEEDSLNTGSPAQADRKIGRNDPCPCGSGKKYKQCHGRLQK; translated from the coding sequence ATGGTCATGAATATCCTAACCAAAATTTTTGGTAGCCGTAACGATCGTACGCTGCGTCGTATGCGTAAAAATGTTGATGTCATCAGTCGTTTAGAGCCAGAAATGGAAAAACTTTCAGATGAGGAACTGCAAGCGAAAACGCTGGAGTTCCGTGTTCGTCTGGAAAAAGGCGCGACGTTGGAGAGTCTGCTGCCGGAAGCCTTCGCCGTGGTGCGTGAATCCAGTAAGCGTGTATTTGGCATGCGCCACTTCGACGTGCAGCTTCTCGGCGGTATGGTACTGAACGAACGCTGCATCGCGGAGATGCGTACCGGTGAAGGTAAAACGCTGACGGCAACGCTGCCTGCGTACCTGAATGCGCTGACGGGTCGTGGCGTACACGTGGTTACCGTGAACGACTATCTGGCACAGCGTGATGCCGAAAATAACCGTCCGTTGTTTGAGTTCCTTGGCCTGAGCGTTGGGATTAACCTGCCGGGAATGCCTGCTCCGGCGAAGCGTGAAGCGTATGCCGCAGACATCACCTACGGTACCAATAACGAATACGGTTTTGACTACCTGCGTGACAACATGGCGTTCAGCCCAGAAGAACGTGTACAGCGTAAATTGTACTACGCGCTGGTGGATGAGGTTGACTCCATCCTGATCGATGAAGCGCGTACGCCGCTGATCATTTCTGGCCCGGCTGAAGACAGCTCTGAGCTTTATATCAGCGTCAATAAAATCATCCCTCACCTGATCCGTCAGGAGAAAGAAGATTCTGATACCTTCCACGGCGAAGGCCACTTCTCTGTTGATGAGAAAGCGCGTCAGGTTAACCTCACCGAACGTGGTCTGGTTCTGGTAGAAGAATTGCTGGTGAAAGAAGGCATTATGGAAGAGGGTGAGTCGCTGTACTCTCCGACCAATATTATGCTGATGCACCATGTTACCGCTGCGCTGCGTGCGCACGTGCTGTTTACCCGCGATGTGGACTACATTGTGAAAGACGGTGAAGTGATCATCGTCGACGAACACACTGGCCGTACCATGCAGGGACGTCGCTGGTCTGATGGTTTGCATCAGGCTGTAGAAGCGAAAGAGAAGGTGACTATTCAGAATGAAAACCAGACGCTGGCTTCCATTACCTTCCAGAACTACTTCCGCCTGTATGAAAAACTGGCCGGTATGACCGGTACGGCAGATACCGAAGCGTTCGAATTCAGCTCCATCTATAAGCTGGATACGATTGTGGTGCCGACTAACCGTCCGATGATTCGTAAAGACTTGCCTGACCTGGTCTACATGACCGAGCAGGAAAAAATCGATGCCATTATTGAAGATATCAAAGACCGCTCTGTAAAAGGCCAGCCTATTCTGGTCGGTACGATCTCCATTGAAAAATCAGAAGTGGTTTCTCAGGCGCTGGAAAAAGCGGGCATCAAACACAATGTGTTGAATGCGAAATTCCACGCCATGGAAGCGGACATCGTTGCACAGGCTGGTCAGTCTGGTGCGGTCACCATCGCGACCAACATGGCCGGTCGTGGTACGGACATCGTATTGGGTGGTAGCTGGCAGGCAGAAGTCGCACATCTGGAAAACCCAGATGACGCACAAATTGCAGAAATCAAAGCGGCCTGGAAAGTGCGCCATGATGCGGTGTTGGCTGCGGGTGGTTTGCACATTATCGGTACAGAACGTCATGAATCTCGCCGTATCGATAACCAGCTGCGTGGTCGTTCCGGCCGCCAGGGGGATGCAGGTTCATCACGTTTCTATCTGTCGATGGAAGATGCGCTGATGCGTATTTTTGCCTCCGATCGCGTTTCCAACATGATGCGTAAACTGGGTATGAAACCGGGCGAAGCGATTGAGCACCCGTGGGTCACCAAGGCGATTGCTAACGCACAGCGCAAAGTGGAAAGCCGTAACTTTGATATTCGTAAACAGTTGCTGGAATACGATGATGTGGCGAACGATCAACGTCGTGCGATCTACACACAGCGTAACGAACTGCTGGATGTATCCGATATCAGTGAAACCATCACCAGTATTCGTGAAGATGTGTTTAAAGCGACTATCGACAGCTATATTCCACCGGAATCTCTGGAAGAAATGTGGGATACGGAAGGTCTGGAACAGCGCCTGAAGAACGACTTCGATCTGGATATGCCAATCAAGGCGTGGCTGGATAAAGAGCCTGAGCTGCACGAAGAAACGCTGCGTGAACGTATTTTCCAGCACGCGCTTGAGGTTTATCATCGCAAAGAAGAAGTGGTTGGCACGGAAGTCATGCGCAACTTCGAGAAAGGCGTGATGCTGCAGACGCTGGATTCCTTGTGGAAAGAGCATCTGGCGGCAATGGATTACCTGCGTCAGGGCATCCATCTGCGTGGCTATGCACAGAAAGATCCGAAACAAGAATATAAGCGTGAGTCGTTCTCTATGTTTGCCGCGATGCTGGAATCACTGAAATATGAAGTGATTAGCACGCTGAGCAAAGTCCAGGTGAGAATGCCAGAAGAAATCGAAGCGCTGGAGCAGCAACGCCGTGAAGAAGCTGAGCGTTTGGCGCAGCAGCAACAGTTTAGCCATCAGGAAGAAGATAGCCTGAATACGGGTTCACCGGCGCAGGCAGACCGTAAAATTGGGCGTAACGATCCTTGCCCATGTGGTTCAGGCAAGAAATATAAGCAGTGCCACGGTCGCTTACAGAAATAA
- the secM gene encoding secA regulator SecM, whose translation MIGILNRWRQFGRRYFWPHLLLGMVAASLGLPTSLNDSQDIASLPNSSSSVSRQNNVSLNLTDLVALKEAHRRSSYSVDYWHQHAIRTVIRHLSFALTTPQTASAQQVDDLQPHSLVLLDTLNALLTQDSQYPFVISPHAGRVTFYPQAHHQIGIWLAQIRGIRAGPSLIS comes from the coding sequence GTGATTGGTATTCTAAATCGTTGGCGACAATTTGGCAGACGTTATTTCTGGCCGCATCTCTTATTAGGGATGGTCGCGGCGAGTCTTGGCCTGCCGACAAGCCTTAACGACTCACAGGATATCGCCTCACTCCCTAATTCAAGCTCCAGTGTTAGTCGCCAGAATAACGTATCGCTGAACCTTACCGATCTGGTCGCGCTGAAGGAAGCGCATCGGCGTTCGTCCTACAGCGTTGACTACTGGCATCAGCATGCGATTCGTACGGTAATTCGCCACCTTTCTTTTGCGTTGACGACGCCACAGACGGCCAGTGCCCAGCAAGTTGACGATCTTCAACCTCATTCTCTGGTTTTGCTGGATACGCTAAATGCGTTGCTGACGCAGGATTCCCAGTATCCCTTTGTGATCTCCCCCCATGCTGGGCGCGTCACTTTTTATCCTCAGGCACACCATCAAATCGGCATCTGGCTTGCCCAAATCCGCGGCATCCGTGCAGGACCTTCTCTTATCAGCTGA